From the Vitis vinifera mitochondrion, complete genome genome, one window contains:
- the rpl32 gene encoding ribosomal protein L32 (chloroplast), which yields MAVPKKRTSMSKKRIHKNFWKRKGWWAALKAFALAKSLSTGNSKSFFVRQLNNQTLE from the coding sequence ATGGCAGTTCCAAAAAAACGTACTTCTATGTCAAAAAAGCGTATTCATAAAAATTTTTGGAAAAGGAAGGGATGGTGGGCCGCGTTAAAGGCTTTTGCGTTAGCGAAATCTCTTTCTACCGGGAATTCTAAAAGTTTTTTTGTGCGCCAACTAAATAATCAAACGTTAGAATAA
- the psaC gene encoding PSI 9 kDa protein (chloroplast) — MSHSVKIYDTCIGCTQCVRACPTDVLEMIPWDGCKAKQIASAPRTEDCVGCKRCESACPTDFLSVRVYLWHETTRSMGLAY; from the coding sequence ATGTCACATTCAGTAAAGATTTATGATACATGTATAGGGTGTACTCAATGTGTCCGTGCCTGCCCCACAGATGTATTAGAAATGATACCTTGGGACGGATGTAAAGCTAAGCAAATTGCTTCTGCTCCAAGGACAGAAGACTGCGTCGGTTGTAAGAGATGTGAATCTGCCTGTCCAACAGATTTCTTGAGTGTTCGGGTTTATTTATGGCATGAAACAACTCGCAGCATGGGTCTAGCTTATTGA
- the ndhE gene encoding NADH dehydrogenase subunit 4L (chloroplast): MMLEHVLVLSAYLFSIGIYGLITSRNMVRALMCLELILNAVNINFVTFSDFFDNRQLKGDILSIFVIAIAAAEAAIGPAIVSSIYRNRKSTRINQSNLLNK, translated from the coding sequence ATGATGCTCGAACATGTACTTGTTTTGAGTGCCTATTTATTTTCTATCGGTATCTATGGATTGATCACGAGTCGAAATATGGTTAGAGCTCTTATGTGTCTTGAACTTATACTGAATGCAGTTAATATAAATTTCGTAACATTTTCTGATTTTTTTGATAATCGACAATTAAAAGGAGACATTTTATCAATTTTTGTTATAGCTATTGCAGCCGCTGAAGCTGCTATTGGACCAGCTATTGTTTCGTCAATTTATCGTAATAGAAAATCAACTCGTATCAATCAATCGAATTTGTTGAATAAGTAG